In Indicator indicator isolate 239-I01 chromosome 31, UM_Iind_1.1, whole genome shotgun sequence, the sequence TCATCAGTGTCAATAAGACTCTCCAGGCATACACTGGCTATATCAACAATCTTCAGCAAGACACAAGCACCATCCAAACAACTCTGCAAAACCAAGTGCATTCTCATAACGTGGTCATCATGAACCTGAACAACTTAAACCTGACCCAaatacagcaaagaaatctGATCAGTGTCCTGCAAAAGTCAATGGAAGACACAAGCCTGGCTATCCTCAGAATCAAGAATGATTTCCAGAACCTGCAGCAGGTGGTCCTTCAGGCCCGGAAGGACACTGACTGGCTCAAGGAGAAAGTGCAGAATCTACAGACTCTGGCTGCCAACAACTCAGCTTTGGCAAAAGCTAACAATGATACACTGGAGGACATGAATAAtcagctcagctccttcagtggcCAAATGGAGAACATCACCACAATTGCCCAAGCCAATGAGCAAAATCTGAAAGACCTCCAGGAACAGCACAGAGAATATGAAAACAGAACCTCTGCCAAATTCAGCCAGCTGGAAGAGAGGTTCCAGGTCTTTGAGACTGACATAGTCAATATCATCAGCAACATCAGCTACACCGCTCAGCACCTACGGACTCTGACCAGCAACCTCAACCAGGTCAGGACCACTTGCACAGACACCCTGAGCAAGCACTCAGATGAGCTGGTTTTCATGAACAGCACCCTGGCCAGCATTCGCCTGGACTCTGCATCTCTCAAGGTGCAGCAAGATTTGATgaggtccaggctggatgttgaAGTTGCCAACTTGTCAGTGATCATGGAAGAAATGAAGCTAGTGGACTCCAAACACGGCCAGCTCCTCAAGAACTTCACTATCCTACAAGGTATGCAGCCTCCTAGCAGTGCCTAGGGTGGTCTCTGCTGATTTCCCACTTGCATTGCTGCTTCAGCTCTGTGGAGGTTCATCCCTGCCAGTGCAGAGTCCTGGAGCTCTCCATTAGCTCATCCTGAACTCTGCAAACACTGGATTTTCCATGATTATTTTCCTGTGCCTTCTTTACATAGCTGAGATGGGGATGTTGTGAAAGAAGGTTCTGACTTAGCGAAATTGTATTCTGACAGGATCTGCTTTTGATTTAGTTTCTAAAACAGGCCATGGAAGGTGTGGAGCCTGAAGAAACCAATCCCTGCTTGGGAGGAAACGGCTAAAATCCGTGGGACTGTTCCCAGAAAGGCCCACCCTGACTGAAACAAACAAGCTGCTCTTTCACTCTAAGCCTGTAGTTAGTCTGCCAGAAAACATCCTACTTTGTCTAGTTTTTAATCCTGgggtattttcttttctccagaaataAATAGCATCAAGTTTAGGAGGTTCCTCCCAGTCAAGTATTATCCCAGATGCAGAGAACACTCAGATTTCAAAATGGCTCAGGCCTAACACTCCAATCACAAATATAAAATCTTTGCTCCAGATAAACTAAGGCTGAATTAGAGCCAAGATTACACAgactcatggaattgtttgggttggaaaagccctctacaatcatccagtccaaccatcagcccagcaccaccatggccactaatccatgtctccaagtgccatggccacacagttcttggacacctccagggatggggactccatcaagtcccagcctgttccaatccctgaccactcttgcagcaaagaaatttttccttatctccaacctaaccctcccctggcacaattccaggcaggccatttcctctccttctgccacctgtgaccagggagcagagcccaacccccacctgactgcagcctcctctcagggagctgcagagagcaatgaggtctccctcagcctcctcttctccacactaaccacccccagctccctcagctgctcctccccagccctcttctccagacccttccccagctttgttgccctacATGTCAGTAACCTTCACCTCTCTCATTGTAACCAGgcctaaacaattccagtttaGGAATTTATCTCTGGAGGATTTGAAGTTATGTGGactcagggagggggaagggtaTTGGCAAGGCATTTGCTCATCCATTATCAGAATCCAAACTGACTGCTGTTTACTGCTGTCAGAATGCTGCTGTTCCCCCTTTTGGCCATTCCAGCTAGACAGTTAGCAGCTGAGTCCTCCCACCGCTGGCCTGTccctctctgtgcctcagcttctctctctttgacaacacactgctgccagagcagcaaactgagccctgcaggcagaggctgaCAGCAGTGAGATGTGGCtagaaaggaagggaagcaggtcaggaagcagagcagagagcagggcatcagcaggcagtgctgcacccAGGGTGTCTGCAGGGCCTGGTGCCTCACCTGGTCCCCAGGCATCGTGTCACTGTCCAGttcacaggacaagggacatcAGATTGATTTCTTCTGCATCCTGTATTTGGTGGGGGCTATGGAAGGAGCAATGCATGCAGCACCTGAGGAGCAGACATACCTTCTGTAGGCACTGTTTGAGGCAGCTTGCTAGCCTGGTTTGCACCGTGCTGCACGCCCAGTGCTGCTGGCCTGAGGGGTGTGAAACAAGGACCCGCGGGGGCTTCACTTTCGGTTTCTGTCCATGTCCCCACTCTGCATGCTTCTGTTGTTTCAGGTCCTCCCGGTCCAAGGGGACCTAAGGGTGACAGAGGCCCTCAAGGTCCTCTTGGCCCTGCTGGCCTAAAAGgacaaaaaggagagaaaggagagccTGGACCACCAGGACCTGCAGGTGAGAAGGGTCCCCCTGGGCCAGCCGGGCCaccaggagaaaaaggagggaaaggttCAAGAGGATCACCTGGCTCCAAAGGTCAGAGAGGTTCCCCTGGGAAAACAGGTCTGCCTGGACCCAGTGGAGTCCCAGGGCCACCAGGGCCACAAGGCAAGGATGGACCACCGGGGCCACAAGGCCCACAAGGATTTCAAGGCCTGCAAGGAACTGTGGGAGAGCCAGGGGTGCCAGGACCCCGAGGACTGCCTGGGGTACCTGGggtccctgggctgcctggtcCGAAGGGCCCCCCTGGCCCACCAGGGCCACCCGGTCCAGGGAAGCCAATGGCACTGCAAAGCGAACCTACGGCAGAGCCTGAGGCCAATGGTAAGCTATGGACACACCACCTGCGGGGGTCCTGCGGGGACAGCACTGCGTGGGGTGGGGACAGCACTGTGTGGGGTGGGGACACCACTGCATGGGGTGGGGACAGCACAGCGTGGAGTGGGGACACCGCAGCGTGGAGTGGGGACActcacctcctgctgcttcaaacagagctgctccctgggctTTGGCACAGGGAGCCCTGCTACACCTCTTGAGCTTCCTTCTGCTGACCTGAATGTTAACAGCTAGAGATAAAGGGCAGTGCTGTAGGTAATGTCATAACTTC encodes:
- the COLEC12 gene encoding collectin-12, with the translated sequence MVPGSCQPLTTTWETLTYVLFEESPAELYVAHLQTPQLVLYDLSLTTWAAQAAGWDDFAEEEEVQSFGYKRFGIQEGTQCTKCKNNWALKFSIILLYILCALLTITVAILGYKVVEKMDNVTGGLETSHRRYTEKLTEVESDLKKLDDQAGQKAMDTNTELSTFRADILALRQQLHDIVEKTSRNKVTLEKLQESGNVLDDRQSQMRSTLDSNSFMIISVNKTLQAYTGYINNLQQDTSTIQTTLQNQVHSHNVVIMNLNNLNLTQIQQRNLISVLQKSMEDTSLAILRIKNDFQNLQQVVLQARKDTDWLKEKVQNLQTLAANNSALAKANNDTLEDMNNQLSSFSGQMENITTIAQANEQNLKDLQEQHREYENRTSAKFSQLEERFQVFETDIVNIISNISYTAQHLRTLTSNLNQVRTTCTDTLSKHSDELVFMNSTLASIRLDSASLKVQQDLMRSRLDVEVANLSVIMEEMKLVDSKHGQLLKNFTILQGPPGPRGPKGDRGPQGPLGPAGLKGQKGEKGEPGPPGPAGEKGPPGPAGPPGEKGGKGSRGSPGSKGQRGSPGKTGLPGPSGVPGPPGPQGKDGPPGPQGPQGFQGLQGTVGEPGVPGPRGLPGVPGVPGLPGPKGPPGPPGPPGPGKPMALQSEPTAEPEANGCSPHWKNYTEKCYYFSVEREIFEEAKFFCEERSSHLVIINNKEEQQWIKRQIFGKGSFWIGLTDLEKENEWRWLDGSLPVYKNWKTGQPDNWSHGHGPGEDCAGLIYAGLWNDFYCEDVNNFICEKDMDKGQIFGV